One region of Takifugu flavidus isolate HTHZ2018 chromosome 14, ASM371156v2, whole genome shotgun sequence genomic DNA includes:
- the LOC130537095 gene encoding remodeling and spacing factor 1-like isoform X10: MAASAATASSSLGLCPNYAVICSFLERYGALLDLPELTFPQLERYLQDTSSVPKLLVDLHVKLLRKIGKSVSADRWEKYLVKVCQEFNTTWAWELEQKGYKEMQTECKAAILKYLCECQFDENVKFKTAINEEDPDKMRILPIGRDKDGQMYWFQLDQDDNVRVYVEEQDDLDGSSWKCIVKTRNDLAEVVALLKTQIDPELLKREQENMAESEKKENTEGEVKKSESSSDEDSRDGDVKCSVSQKVDWADNGVSQNSVIEGNVEAESCSEKPPADVNMCDKNLIIKKEPPDISDRKPNKETMAVSIKSENGEEVKTNGEVKKISPEGIQQALKTQEQAKIPLKKRGMKFSEDFDKNSNIIVPNPSLHHGNECAKTELAPEQAGKTLGVNDHVNGDVQAQAEKEPQSDSKPKETVRMEQENSPSEAKNEGLTEKPSAAAPVEAPAVAPVEAPAVAPAVAPEEAPAVAPEEAPAAAPVVAPEVAPAVAPVVAPAVAPEEAPAAAPEVAPVVAPAAAPEVAPVVAPAVAPVVASVEAPVEASVVAPVVAPEEAPAAAPEVAPEVAPAVAPAAAPEVAPVVAPEVAPVVVPAVAPEVAPEVAPEVAPEVAPAASPEVAPVVASEVAPVVAPAVAPEVAPAASPEVAPVVAPAASPEVAPVVAPAVAPEVAPEVAPEVAPVVASEVASVVAPAVAPEVAPEVAPAASPEVAPVVASVVAPVVAPEVAPEVAPEVAPEVAPEVAPVVAPEVAPEVAPEGALVEAPAVAPAVAPEVAPVTVSATPILPKNSNNQREKSPNDHKHTRSPSLKPDERHSAEESDRTEGTKTTMKEGLIDTRGDIEGEKAETREPTDKPDVEMAEIQKGTSQEAKNAVKTAAEEMVTETNSAEAPEKVESSKVKTFDHGDAEGKASMASEKETSQHSEGTANSDGGIKEDSTVAGESKMWVEKPAGKEEPSHPSEGRNTVRQPDPRPSRTEEDGERKSLSSDNKDDANDKNAALPTLDPPAEANEDEEKLEEEMQNKAECKTKDGLSQTPSKPDAGNETEQQNKDEKKTEVCSLEETPVRTQARTKRPVHRRRAEVQMEDWPTDAESDANVGRSLRRSPRISRPTAKAVEIHDKVSQNTTPAEKPEDEKSAKEKEEEEELEEAKATQKKPREKKVDQEGQTKSKGRKRRRVRWSNTRTHRKKRSSEDDASDQESSEEEESEEEDDSDEDYKVERGRRRRNRNRERRSSDSSTSSDDDLPPNDDPCKHCGLPNHPELILLCDSCDSGYHTACLRPPLMIIPDGEWFCPPCQHKQLCDKLQEQLQNLDAALKKKERAERRKERLIYVGISVENIIAPSVEEEPKPEIIKEKKEVKKSKSWGRRSTRNKKSISYRFDEFDEAIEEAIEEDVKEAEGGGAGRGKDMSNITGHRGKDMSAILQADDGKENGQVPRPTAGQRRKKRRRLNDLDSDSTVDEEESEEEFCLSESSEEFVASDNESEAETGVESNHSEGSDTPHVTSRIRNVPQRRHSSRKRQRPSWYSDEEEESGEEEEDEIVTEGSSEFSDGDLDMSRRRSRRSRKAQVNYRETSESEGSQADTNRSKLKPRRRQESSDSEVSFSGDSEDESRGKRRAGSSEEDSRERRRRLALKRRRASEEDNSDDSSDDSSEEEDRPIRKRVNRIDSDDDEEEDTWVAKEAAEKADEESNLAGSKLEPPSSNGQGRIKSPEGHPPARDQLTNTEPPKNAGVTPAAPLAPNGVSGQDVAGQEDDEDDLLGVTDLVDYVCNNEDL; this comes from the exons ATGGCTGCTTCGGCGGCAACGGCGAGTTCTTCCCTTGGTTTGTGTCCTAATTATGCTGTGATTTGCTCCTTTCTGGAGCGTTACGGTGCTTTGCTGGACCTACCGGAGCTGACCTTTCCTCAGCTGGAGCGTTATCTGCAGGACACATCATCAG TTCCAAAGTTGCTGGTTGATCTCCATGTTAAGTTACTAAGGAAGATCGGCAAGTCGGTGTCAGCAGATAGGTGGGAGAAATATCTAGTAAAG GTGTGTCAGGAGTTTAATACAACATGGGCGTGGGAACTCGAACAGAAAGGATACAAGGAGATGCAAACAGAATGCAAAGCAGCCATTCTGAAA TACTTGTGTGAGTGCCAGTTTGATGAAAACGTGAAGTTTAAAACGGCCATCAATGAGGAAGACCCAGATAAGATGCGTATTCTGCCCATTGGCCGGGACAAAGATGGTCAGATGTACTGGTTTCAACTGGATCAAGATGACAATGTGCGCGTCTACGTGGAGGAACAGGACGATTTGGACGGGTCGTCCTGGAAGTGCATCGTCAA AACCAGAAACGACTTGGCTGAAGTGGTCGCTTTGCTCAAGACGCAAATTGATCCGGAGCTGCTAAAAAGGGAGCAGGAAAACATGGCAGAGTCTGAGAAGAAAGAGAACACGGAAG GTGAAGTTAAAAAGTCAGAGAGTTCGTCTGATGAAGACAGCAGAGACGGCGATGTTAAATGTTCTGTCTCACAGAAAGTTGACTGGGCTGACAACGGCGTCTCACAGAACAGCGTCATCGAGGGCAACGTCGAAGCGGAGTCGTGTTCAGAAAAACCCCCTGCGGATGTCAACATGTGCGACAAAAATCTGATCATTAAAAAAGAGCCGCCAGACATTTCTGACAGGAAGCCGAACAAAGAGACCATGGCTGTATCCATAAAGTCCGAGAATGGAGAAGAGGTGAAGACGAATGGAGAAGTTAAGAAGATCAGCCCTGAAGGGATCCAGCAAGCTCTCAAAACCCAGGAACAGGCCAAGATTCCTTTGAAAAAACGAGGGATGAAGTTTAGTGAAGACTTTGACAAAAACAGCAATATTATAGTCCCAAACCCATCCCTTCATCACGGGAACGAATGTGCAAAAACAGAGCTGGCCCCTGAGCAGGCGGGTAAGACGTTGGGCGTAAATGATCACGTTAACGGTGACGTCCAAGCCCAGGCAGAGAAAGAACCCCAGAGTGATTCAAAACCTAAAGAGACTGtgaggatggagcaggagaatTCACCTTCAGAGGCAAAAAATGAGGGTTTGACAGAAAAgccgtcagcagcagctccagtg GAGGCTCCAGCTGTAGCTCCAGTGGAGGCTCCAGCTGTAGCTCCAGCTGTAGCTCCAGAGGAGGCTCCAGCGGTGGCTCCAgaggaggctccagcagcagctccagtggtggctccagaggtggctccagctgtaGCTCCAGTGGTGGCTCCAGCTGTAGCTCCAgaggaggctccagcagcagctccagaggtggctccagtg gtagctccagcagcagctccagaggtggctccagTGGTGGCTCCAGCTGTAGCTCCAGTGGTGGCTTCAGTGGAGGCTCCAGTGGAGGCTTCAGTGGTGGCTCCAGTGGTGGCTCCAgaggaggctccagcagcagctccagaggtggctccagaggtggctccagcagtagctccagcagcagctccagaggtggctccagtggtggctccagaggtggctccagTGGTGGTTCCAGCAGTAGCTCCAGAGGTAGCTCCAGAGGTAgctccagaggtggctccagaggtggctccagcagcatctccggAGGTGGCTCCAGTGGTGGCTTCAGAGGTGGCTCCAGTGGTGGCTCCAGCAGTAgctccagaggtggctccagcagcatctccggaggtggctccagtg gtagctccagcagcatctccggAGGTGGCTCCAGTGGTGGCTCCAGCAGTAgctccagaggtggctccagaggtggctccagaggtggctccagTGGTGGCTTCAGAGGTGGCTTCAGTGGTGGCTCCAGCAGTAgctccagaggtggctccagag GtagctccagcagcatctccggAGGTGGCTCCAGTGGTGGCTTCAGTGGTGGCTCCAGTGGTggctccagaggtggctccagaggtggctccagaggtggctccagaggtagctccagaggtggctccagTG GTAgctccagaggtggctccagAGGTAGCTCCAGAGGGGGCTCTGGTAGAGGCTCCAGCTGTAGCTCCAGCTGTAgctccagaggtggctccagTGACTGTGTCAGCGACGCCAATTTTGCCCAAAAACTCCAACAATCAACGTGAGAAAAGTCCCAATGACCACAAACACACTAGAAGTCCGAGTCTGAAACCTGATGAACGTCATTCAGCTGAGGAGTCAGATCGGACTGAAGGAACAAAGACGACGATGAAAGAAGGTTTAATCGACACAAGAGGAGACATTGAAGGAGAGAAAGCAGAAACCAGAGAACCCACAGACAAACCTGACGTTGAAATGGCAGAAATCCAAAAAGGGACCAGCCAAGAGGCCAAAAATGCTGTCAAAACTGCAGCCGAGGAAATGGTAACTGAAACAAACAGTgcagaagctccagaaaaggtggAATCTTCTAAGGTGAAAACATTCGACCACGGagatgcagaaggaaaagcCAGCATGGCCTCGGAGAAGGAAACATCCCAGCATTCAGAGGGAACAGCAAACTCTGACGGTGGAATCAAAGAGGACTCCACAGTTGCCGGCGAAAGTAAGATGTGGGTGGAAAAAcctgcaggaaaagaagaaccaTCTCATCCTTCGGAGGGGAGAAACACAGTGAGACAACCTGACCCAAGGCCTTCAAGgacagaagaagatggagagcgGAAGAGTCTGTCGTCGGACAACAAAGATGACGCCAACGATAAAAATGCAGCGCTCCCAACCCTAGATCCTCCAGCAGAGGCCAACGAAGATGAAGAGAAGCTAGAAGAGGAAATGCAGAACAAAGCTGAATGTAAAACCAAGGATGGTTTGTCACAGACGCCCTCCAAGCCTGATGCAGGAAACGAAACTGAGCAACAAAACAAGGACGAAAAGAAGACGGAGGTCTGCTCGCTCGAAGAGACGCCAGTCAGGACTCAGGCCAGAACTAAACGGCCGGTTCACCGCAGGCGAGCCGAAGTCCAGATGGAGGATTGGCCAACGGATGCCGAATCGGACGCTAACGTGGGCAGATCGCTGCGGAGATCCCCTAGAATCTCAAGACCAACTGCAAAGGCTGTAGAGATCCACGACAAAGTGAGCCAGAACACCACGCCGGCGGAGAAGCCGGAGGATGAGAAGAGCGcgaaggaaaaagaggaagaggaggagctggaggaagccaaGGCCACGCAGAAGAAACCAAGGGAGAAAAAGGTTGATCAGGAAGGTCAAACCAAGTCAAAG GGAAGGAAGCGGCGGAGGGTCCGATGGTCCAACACACGGACGCATCGCAAAAAGCGAAGCTCTGAAGATGACGCCAGCGACCAGGAGTCGagcgaagaggaggagagcgaagaAGAGGACGACAGTGACGAGGACTATAAGGTGGAGCGAGGCAGAAGGCGGCGGAATCGCAACCGGGAGCGACGCAGCTCGGACTCCTCCACATCCTCGGATGATGACCTACCTCCAAACGACGACCCCTGTAAACACTGTGGTCTTCCAAATCACCCTGAGCTG ATCTTACTGTGCGATTCCTGTGACAGCGGCTACCACACGGCCTGCCTGAGGCCCCCCCTCATGATCATCCCTGATGGCGAATGGTTCTGCCCGCCCTGTCAGCAC AAGCAGCTGTGCGACAAACTGCAAGAGCAACTGCAAAACCTGGACGCCGCGTTGAAGAAGAAggaaagagcagagaggag GAAAGAGCGATTGATCTACGTTGGAATTAGCGTTGAAAACATCATCGCCCCCTCG gtggaggaggagccaaAGCCCGAGAtcatcaaagagaagaaagaagtgaAGAAAAGCAAGAGCTGGGGTCGAAGGTCAACGAGGAACAAGAAATCCATCAGCTACAG GTTTGATGAATTTGATGAGGCGATCGAGGAGGCCATCGAGGAAGACGTGAAAGAAGCAGAAGGCGGAG GAGCAGGACGGGGCAAAGACATGTCCAACATCACCGGCCATCGAGGAAAAGACATGTCCGCCATCCTGCAGGCCGACGACGGAAAAGAGAACGGCCAGGTACCGCGACCCACCGCCGGGCAGCGCAGGAAGAAACGCCGGCGCCTGAACGACCTGGACAGTGACAGCACcgtggacgaggaggagagcgaggaagagTTTTGTCTAAGCGAAAG CTCAGAGGAGTTTGTCGCCTCCGACAATGAATCGGAGGCCGAAACGGGCGTAGAGTCCAACCACAGCGAAGGCAGCGACACGCCTCACGTGACATCGCGAATCAGAAACGTGCCGCAGCGCCGACACAGctccaggaagaggcagaggccGAGTTGGTACTCGGACGAAGaagaggagagtggagaggaagaggaagatgaaataG TGACCGAAGGCTCCAGCGAGTTTAGTGACGGAGATCTGGACATGAGTCGACGGCGTTCCCGGCGGAGTCGGAAGGCTCAGGTGAACTACAGAGAGACCTCCGAGTCTGAAGGTTCTCAGGCCGACACCAATCGGTCCAAGCTGAAACCCAGGAGACGGCAGGAGAGCTCTGACAGCGAAG tcaGTTTCTCCGGCGACTCTGAGGATGAGTccagggggaagaggagagcggGCTCTTCTGAGGAGGACTCCAGAGAACGACGCAGGAGGCTTGCGCTGAAACGGCGACGGGCCTCCGAAGAGGACAACTCTGACGACTCGTCCGACGACTcctcggaggaggaggatcggCCCATCCGCAAAAGAGTGAATCGCATCGACTCGGACgacgacgaggaggaggacacttGGGTGGCAAAGGAAGCCGCTGAGAAAGCGGATGAAGAATCAAACCTTGCAGGCAGTAAACTGGAGCCGCCGTCCAGTAACGGACAGGGTCGAATAAAGAGCCCTGAGGGGCACCCCCCCGCCAGAGACCAGCTCACGAATACGGAGCCGCCCAAAAACGCCGGCGTCACGCCAGCCGCCCCCTTAGCACCAAACGGCGTGTCCGGCCAAGACgtggcaggacaggaggacgacGAAGACGACCTGTTAGGAGTCACAGACCTCGTGGACTACGTCTGCAATAACGAAGACttgtaa
- the LOC130537095 gene encoding remodeling and spacing factor 1-like isoform X7 — translation MAASAATASSSLGLCPNYAVICSFLERYGALLDLPELTFPQLERYLQDTSSVPKLLVDLHVKLLRKIGKSVSADRWEKYLVKVCQEFNTTWAWELEQKGYKEMQTECKAAILKYLCECQFDENVKFKTAINEEDPDKMRILPIGRDKDGQMYWFQLDQDDNVRVYVEEQDDLDGSSWKCIVKTRNDLAEVVALLKTQIDPELLKREQENMAESEKKENTEGEVKKSESSSDEDSRDGDVKCSVSQKVDWADNGVSQNSVIEGNVEAESCSEKPPADVNMCDKNLIIKKEPPDISDRKPNKETMAVSIKSENGEEVKTNGEVKKISPEGIQQALKTQEQAKIPLKKRGMKFSEDFDKNSNIIVPNPSLHHGNECAKTELAPEQAGKTLGVNDHVNGDVQAQAEKEPQSDSKPKETVRMEQENSPSEAKNEGLTEKPSAAAPVEAPAVAPVEAPAVAPAVAPEEAPAVAPEEAPAAAPVVAPEVAPAVAPVVAPAVAPEEAPAAAPEVAPVVAPAAAPEVAPVVAPAVAPVVASVEAPVEASVVAPVVAPEEAPAAAPEVAPEVAPAVAPAAAPEVAPVVAPEVAPVVVPAVAPEVAPEVAPEVAPEVAPAASPEVAPVVASEVAPVVAPAVAPEVAPAASPEVAPAASPEVAPAASPEVAPVVAPAVAPEVAPEVAPEVAPVVASEVASVVAPAVAPEVAPEVAPAASPEVAPVVASVVAPVVAPEVAPEVAPEVAPEVAPEVAPVVAPEVAPEVAPEGALVEAPAVAPAVAPEVAPVTVSATPILPKNSNNQREKSPNDHKHTRSPSLKPDERHSAEESDRTEGTKTTMKEGLIDTRGDIEGEKAETREPTDKPDVEMAEIQKGTSQEAKNAVKTAAEEMVTETNSAEAPEKVESSKVKTFDHGDAEGKASMASEKETSQHSEGTANSDGGIKEDSTVAGESKMWVEKPAGKEEPSHPSEGRNTVRQPDPRPSRTEEDGERKSLSSDNKDDANDKNAALPTLDPPAEANEDEEKLEEEMQNKAECKTKDGLSQTPSKPDAGNETEQQNKDEKKTEVCSLEETPVRTQARTKRPVHRRRAEVQMEDWPTDAESDANVGRSLRRSPRISRPTAKAVEIHDKVSQNTTPAEKPEDEKSAKEKEEEEELEEAKATQKKPREKKVDQEGQTKSKGRKRRRVRWSNTRTHRKKRSSEDDASDQESSEEEESEEEDDSDEDYKVERGRRRRNRNRERRSSDSSTSSDDDLPPNDDPCKHCGLPNHPELILLCDSCDSGYHTACLRPPLMIIPDGEWFCPPCQHKQLCDKLQEQLQNLDAALKKKERAERRKERLIYVGISVENIIAPSVEEEPKPEIIKEKKEVKKSKSWGRRSTRNKKSISYRFDEFDEAIEEAIEEDVKEAEGGGAGRGKDMSNITGHRGKDMSAILQADDGKENGQVPRPTAGQRRKKRRRLNDLDSDSTVDEEESEEEFCLSESSEEFVASDNESEAETGVESNHSEGSDTPHVTSRIRNVPQRRHSSRKRQRPSWYSDEEEESGEEEEDEIVTEGSSEFSDGDLDMSRRRSRRSRKAQVNYRETSESEGSQADTNRSKLKPRRRQESSDSEVSFSGDSEDESRGKRRAGSSEEDSRERRRRLALKRRRASEEDNSDDSSDDSSEEEDRPIRKRVNRIDSDDDEEEDTWVAKEAAEKADEESNLAGSKLEPPSSNGQGRIKSPEGHPPARDQLTNTEPPKNAGVTPAAPLAPNGVSGQDVAGQEDDEDDLLGVTDLVDYVCNNEDL, via the exons ATGGCTGCTTCGGCGGCAACGGCGAGTTCTTCCCTTGGTTTGTGTCCTAATTATGCTGTGATTTGCTCCTTTCTGGAGCGTTACGGTGCTTTGCTGGACCTACCGGAGCTGACCTTTCCTCAGCTGGAGCGTTATCTGCAGGACACATCATCAG TTCCAAAGTTGCTGGTTGATCTCCATGTTAAGTTACTAAGGAAGATCGGCAAGTCGGTGTCAGCAGATAGGTGGGAGAAATATCTAGTAAAG GTGTGTCAGGAGTTTAATACAACATGGGCGTGGGAACTCGAACAGAAAGGATACAAGGAGATGCAAACAGAATGCAAAGCAGCCATTCTGAAA TACTTGTGTGAGTGCCAGTTTGATGAAAACGTGAAGTTTAAAACGGCCATCAATGAGGAAGACCCAGATAAGATGCGTATTCTGCCCATTGGCCGGGACAAAGATGGTCAGATGTACTGGTTTCAACTGGATCAAGATGACAATGTGCGCGTCTACGTGGAGGAACAGGACGATTTGGACGGGTCGTCCTGGAAGTGCATCGTCAA AACCAGAAACGACTTGGCTGAAGTGGTCGCTTTGCTCAAGACGCAAATTGATCCGGAGCTGCTAAAAAGGGAGCAGGAAAACATGGCAGAGTCTGAGAAGAAAGAGAACACGGAAG GTGAAGTTAAAAAGTCAGAGAGTTCGTCTGATGAAGACAGCAGAGACGGCGATGTTAAATGTTCTGTCTCACAGAAAGTTGACTGGGCTGACAACGGCGTCTCACAGAACAGCGTCATCGAGGGCAACGTCGAAGCGGAGTCGTGTTCAGAAAAACCCCCTGCGGATGTCAACATGTGCGACAAAAATCTGATCATTAAAAAAGAGCCGCCAGACATTTCTGACAGGAAGCCGAACAAAGAGACCATGGCTGTATCCATAAAGTCCGAGAATGGAGAAGAGGTGAAGACGAATGGAGAAGTTAAGAAGATCAGCCCTGAAGGGATCCAGCAAGCTCTCAAAACCCAGGAACAGGCCAAGATTCCTTTGAAAAAACGAGGGATGAAGTTTAGTGAAGACTTTGACAAAAACAGCAATATTATAGTCCCAAACCCATCCCTTCATCACGGGAACGAATGTGCAAAAACAGAGCTGGCCCCTGAGCAGGCGGGTAAGACGTTGGGCGTAAATGATCACGTTAACGGTGACGTCCAAGCCCAGGCAGAGAAAGAACCCCAGAGTGATTCAAAACCTAAAGAGACTGtgaggatggagcaggagaatTCACCTTCAGAGGCAAAAAATGAGGGTTTGACAGAAAAgccgtcagcagcagctccagtg GAGGCTCCAGCTGTAGCTCCAGTGGAGGCTCCAGCTGTAGCTCCAGCTGTAGCTCCAGAGGAGGCTCCAGCGGTGGCTCCAgaggaggctccagcagcagctccagtggtggctccagaggtggctccagctgtaGCTCCAGTGGTGGCTCCAGCTGTAGCTCCAgaggaggctccagcagcagctccagaggtggctccagtg gtagctccagcagcagctccagaggtggctccagTGGTGGCTCCAGCTGTAGCTCCAGTGGTGGCTTCAGTGGAGGCTCCAGTGGAGGCTTCAGTGGTGGCTCCAGTGGTGGCTCCAgaggaggctccagcagcagctccagaggtggctccagaggtggctccagcagtagctccagcagcagctccagaggtggctccagtggtggctccagaggtggctccagTGGTGGTTCCAGCAGTAGCTCCAGAGGTAGCTCCAGAGGTAgctccagaggtggctccagaggtggctccagcagcatctccggAGGTGGCTCCAGTGGTGGCTTCAGAGGTGGCTCCAGTGGTGGCTCCAGCAGTAgctccagaggtggctccagcagcatctccggag gtggctccagcagcatctccagaggtagctccagcagcatctccggAGGTGGCTCCAGTGGTGGCTCCAGCAGTAgctccagaggtggctccagaggtggctccagaggtggctccagTGGTGGCTTCAGAGGTGGCTTCAGTGGTGGCTCCAGCAGTAgctccagaggtggctccagag GtagctccagcagcatctccggAGGTGGCTCCAGTGGTGGCTTCAGTGGTGGCTCCAGTGGTggctccagaggtggctccagaggtggctccagaggtggctccagaggtagctccagaggtggctccagTG GTAgctccagaggtggctccagAGGTAGCTCCAGAGGGGGCTCTGGTAGAGGCTCCAGCTGTAGCTCCAGCTGTAgctccagaggtggctccagTGACTGTGTCAGCGACGCCAATTTTGCCCAAAAACTCCAACAATCAACGTGAGAAAAGTCCCAATGACCACAAACACACTAGAAGTCCGAGTCTGAAACCTGATGAACGTCATTCAGCTGAGGAGTCAGATCGGACTGAAGGAACAAAGACGACGATGAAAGAAGGTTTAATCGACACAAGAGGAGACATTGAAGGAGAGAAAGCAGAAACCAGAGAACCCACAGACAAACCTGACGTTGAAATGGCAGAAATCCAAAAAGGGACCAGCCAAGAGGCCAAAAATGCTGTCAAAACTGCAGCCGAGGAAATGGTAACTGAAACAAACAGTgcagaagctccagaaaaggtggAATCTTCTAAGGTGAAAACATTCGACCACGGagatgcagaaggaaaagcCAGCATGGCCTCGGAGAAGGAAACATCCCAGCATTCAGAGGGAACAGCAAACTCTGACGGTGGAATCAAAGAGGACTCCACAGTTGCCGGCGAAAGTAAGATGTGGGTGGAAAAAcctgcaggaaaagaagaaccaTCTCATCCTTCGGAGGGGAGAAACACAGTGAGACAACCTGACCCAAGGCCTTCAAGgacagaagaagatggagagcgGAAGAGTCTGTCGTCGGACAACAAAGATGACGCCAACGATAAAAATGCAGCGCTCCCAACCCTAGATCCTCCAGCAGAGGCCAACGAAGATGAAGAGAAGCTAGAAGAGGAAATGCAGAACAAAGCTGAATGTAAAACCAAGGATGGTTTGTCACAGACGCCCTCCAAGCCTGATGCAGGAAACGAAACTGAGCAACAAAACAAGGACGAAAAGAAGACGGAGGTCTGCTCGCTCGAAGAGACGCCAGTCAGGACTCAGGCCAGAACTAAACGGCCGGTTCACCGCAGGCGAGCCGAAGTCCAGATGGAGGATTGGCCAACGGATGCCGAATCGGACGCTAACGTGGGCAGATCGCTGCGGAGATCCCCTAGAATCTCAAGACCAACTGCAAAGGCTGTAGAGATCCACGACAAAGTGAGCCAGAACACCACGCCGGCGGAGAAGCCGGAGGATGAGAAGAGCGcgaaggaaaaagaggaagaggaggagctggaggaagccaaGGCCACGCAGAAGAAACCAAGGGAGAAAAAGGTTGATCAGGAAGGTCAAACCAAGTCAAAG GGAAGGAAGCGGCGGAGGGTCCGATGGTCCAACACACGGACGCATCGCAAAAAGCGAAGCTCTGAAGATGACGCCAGCGACCAGGAGTCGagcgaagaggaggagagcgaagaAGAGGACGACAGTGACGAGGACTATAAGGTGGAGCGAGGCAGAAGGCGGCGGAATCGCAACCGGGAGCGACGCAGCTCGGACTCCTCCACATCCTCGGATGATGACCTACCTCCAAACGACGACCCCTGTAAACACTGTGGTCTTCCAAATCACCCTGAGCTG ATCTTACTGTGCGATTCCTGTGACAGCGGCTACCACACGGCCTGCCTGAGGCCCCCCCTCATGATCATCCCTGATGGCGAATGGTTCTGCCCGCCCTGTCAGCAC AAGCAGCTGTGCGACAAACTGCAAGAGCAACTGCAAAACCTGGACGCCGCGTTGAAGAAGAAggaaagagcagagaggag GAAAGAGCGATTGATCTACGTTGGAATTAGCGTTGAAAACATCATCGCCCCCTCG gtggaggaggagccaaAGCCCGAGAtcatcaaagagaagaaagaagtgaAGAAAAGCAAGAGCTGGGGTCGAAGGTCAACGAGGAACAAGAAATCCATCAGCTACAG GTTTGATGAATTTGATGAGGCGATCGAGGAGGCCATCGAGGAAGACGTGAAAGAAGCAGAAGGCGGAG GAGCAGGACGGGGCAAAGACATGTCCAACATCACCGGCCATCGAGGAAAAGACATGTCCGCCATCCTGCAGGCCGACGACGGAAAAGAGAACGGCCAGGTACCGCGACCCACCGCCGGGCAGCGCAGGAAGAAACGCCGGCGCCTGAACGACCTGGACAGTGACAGCACcgtggacgaggaggagagcgaggaagagTTTTGTCTAAGCGAAAG CTCAGAGGAGTTTGTCGCCTCCGACAATGAATCGGAGGCCGAAACGGGCGTAGAGTCCAACCACAGCGAAGGCAGCGACACGCCTCACGTGACATCGCGAATCAGAAACGTGCCGCAGCGCCGACACAGctccaggaagaggcagaggccGAGTTGGTACTCGGACGAAGaagaggagagtggagaggaagaggaagatgaaataG TGACCGAAGGCTCCAGCGAGTTTAGTGACGGAGATCTGGACATGAGTCGACGGCGTTCCCGGCGGAGTCGGAAGGCTCAGGTGAACTACAGAGAGACCTCCGAGTCTGAAGGTTCTCAGGCCGACACCAATCGGTCCAAGCTGAAACCCAGGAGACGGCAGGAGAGCTCTGACAGCGAAG tcaGTTTCTCCGGCGACTCTGAGGATGAGTccagggggaagaggagagcggGCTCTTCTGAGGAGGACTCCAGAGAACGACGCAGGAGGCTTGCGCTGAAACGGCGACGGGCCTCCGAAGAGGACAACTCTGACGACTCGTCCGACGACTcctcggaggaggaggatcggCCCATCCGCAAAAGAGTGAATCGCATCGACTCGGACgacgacgaggaggaggacacttGGGTGGCAAAGGAAGCCGCTGAGAAAGCGGATGAAGAATCAAACCTTGCAGGCAGTAAACTGGAGCCGCCGTCCAGTAACGGACAGGGTCGAATAAAGAGCCCTGAGGGGCACCCCCCCGCCAGAGACCAGCTCACGAATACGGAGCCGCCCAAAAACGCCGGCGTCACGCCAGCCGCCCCCTTAGCACCAAACGGCGTGTCCGGCCAAGACgtggcaggacaggaggacgacGAAGACGACCTGTTAGGAGTCACAGACCTCGTGGACTACGTCTGCAATAACGAAGACttgtaa